One Thalassophryne amazonica chromosome 10, fThaAma1.1, whole genome shotgun sequence genomic region harbors:
- the hps3 gene encoding Hermansky-Pudlak syndrome 3 protein isoform X4, with translation MVRVYNCHPFASQQIVQVEQEPGLICCGGGALFVLASGGCKVEVYSLEQEGCPLLCRFATMGTVKNIQHSKIGDYLVTIEEKNGATYLRAYTNWRYQAQEKARVGVRLLGHLLRGASMRGGVQTEIIEIPLSERPLAVACCSITGDLLVGCDNTLVLFTLRRQNLSQQSTVIPGPDTQQSTNINQGQTSTPNRTFSILDFERSVILHLQRVTPKQVALCGGYVAVQTELEVLVLKLDVTSDCKNEEEAPDLHKTDNDEDQMDFLLLPRHQELTGDRARDCGISVTIEQTGLEDGRQYTTSYIFYRRFTPDISQGCSVEETQLHSLQLHPLFTRNQSVCLEEPACVFCFFSLPATGYLYSLRGEVELLSTYQYPEKVLEAVLTDHLLHVMTKSALQCFTVRCAAVAVRIEDPYIDTTMRACPPSNLEVCALRMQLFIGLRSLCVYGRHVILLSAADTNTPEESEHNTKRRGLSRKWTGSSLRETSGTGHGWNVYVVDTVSPIALYREMVEYSQCYAETSVRAHSCRHLLSEAHLLLRASLLQPTKQQQNNSEGAHRAPQQTESDVCKDRVELEKAFRENCAHLGDCFSRGSHKDCHLALPYYRMSGLSVSDVVIRNRPLPSSPYLYGPGFLLYLKHYLLEEADQCLSQEVADEVIDIFSQSEPSQVISVCNSPAMLHVSPARTLQVLQHLENTVGVSVPLTLTMATMVLCLGDLAHYTELMDRHAEMLLVYGFIEEPRLLVHGSRGGKHTHICPTRLARQLESSQPGLLVAAMVALHENNKVQLEQADHIFKELGCEDCMLVDFWEATLMASSQEVVIQELLFRLVSIYIDRLTHPHSDTTSDAAAGPLSRKPLKTADDLINSCSHFGALYPWLSVLSPAYTTTSQQQEVLYKLQSLLCGPSSVCSVVPLLERVSEETLWGFSLHLLCATRRGQYERSIEKLLDRCPQAIIAYGNHQLQDHNMALWWQKLLPELCNRTRAAADNSILLAALRETLVVVAMEISPTEFLELIPDDGTASYFLPYLLMCSQKHLLV, from the exons ATGGTGCGTGTTTACAACTGCCATCCGTTTGCCTCCCAGCAGATTGTACAG GTTGAACAGGAGCctggactgatctgctgtggaggCGGAGCCCTCTTTGTCTTAGCCAGTGGAGGATGTAAG GTGGAGGTCTACAGTCTGGAGCAGGAAGGCTGTCCCCTCTTGTGTCGCTTTGCCACCATGGGGACTGTGAAGAACATCCAGCATAGCAAAATAG GAGATTATCTGGTGACCATTGAGGAAAAAAATGGTGCCACCTACCTGAGAGCCTACACCAACTGGCGCTACCAG GCGCAGGAGAAGGCCCGTGTCGGGGTGCGTTTGTTGGGTCACCTGCTGCGTGGCGCCTCAATGCGGGGTGGCGTTCAGACGGAGATTATTGAGATTCCACTGTCAGAGCGCCCTCTTGCTGTCGCGTGCTGCTCGATAACTGGGGACCTTCTGGTTGGCTGTGACAACACTCTGGTTCTGTTCACTTTGAGGAGACAGAACCTG aGTCAGCAGAGCACTGTGATCCCTGGACCTGACACCCAGCAGAGTACCAATATCAACCAGG GGCAAACCAGCACTCCAAACCGGACTTTTTCCATCTTGGACTTTGAACGTTCTGTCATCTTGCATCTTCAAAGAGTTACTCCTAAACAG GTGGCGCTGTGTGGTGGGTATGTAGCAGTGCAGACAGAGCTGGAGGTCCTGGTACTAAAACTGGATGTGACCTCTGATTGTAAAAATGAAGAGGAAGCCCCAGACTTGCATAAAACTG ATAACGATGAAGACCAGATGGATTTCCTGCTGCTTCCAAGACACCAGGAGTTGACTGGTGATCGAGCCAGGGACTGTGGCATCTCTGTGACCAttgaacaaactggactggaggaCGGGAGACAATACACAACGTCATACATTTTCTACAG ACGTTTCACTCCAGACATTTCTCAAGGCTGCAGTGTGGAGGAGACTCAGCTACACTCCCTACAGCTCCACCCGCTGTTCACCC GTAACCAGTCAGTGTGTCTGGAGGAACCAGCATGTGTGTTCTGCTTCTTCTCACTGCCCGCCACTGGTTACCTGTACAGCCTGAGGGGTGAAGTTGAGCTGCTTTCGACCTATCAGTATCCAGAGAAGGTCCTAGAGGCGGTGCTGACAGACCACCTGCTGCACGTCATGACCAA gagtGCATTACAGTGTTTCACGGTGCGCTGTGCAGCAGTAGCAGTGAGGATTGAGGATCCTTACATCGACACCACCATGAGG gcGTGTCCCCCTAGCAACCTGGAGGTGTGTGCGCTCAGGATGCAGCTGTTTATTGGCCTCCGCTCATTGTGTGTCTACGGCCGACACGTCATCCTGCTCTCTGCCGCTGACACGAACACACCAGAGGAGTCTGAACACAACACCAAGCGCAGAGGCCT CAGTAGGAAGTGGACAGGCTCTTCTCTCAGAGAGACCAGCGGGACAGGACATGGCTGGAACGTGTATGTGGTCGACACGGTCTCCCCCATTGCTCTGTATCGAGAGATG GTCGAATACAGTCAGTGCTATGCGGAGACCAGTGTACGTGCACACAGCTGTCGCCACCTCCTCAGTGAAGCACACCTCCTTCTCCGCGCCTCCTTACTCCAGCCAACAAAGCAGCAGCAAAACAACAGTGAGGGTGCGCACAGGGCGCCACAGCAGACAGAATCAGATGTGTGCAAAGACAGAGTGGAACTAGAAAAGGCCTTCAGGGAGAACTGTGCCCACCTGGGAGATTGTTTCAGCAG AGGCAGCCACAAGGACTGTCATCTGGCTTTGCCCTACTACAGGATGTCCGGCTTGTCAGTCTCAGACGTCGTCATCAGAAACCGCCCACTTCCCAGCAGCCCCTACTTATACGGGCCTGGCTTCTTGCTCTACCTGAAGCATTACCTGTTGGAAGAAGCAGACCAATGTCTGAGTCAG GAAGTAGCCGATGAGGTCATTGACATCTTTAGCCAATCAGAGCCTTCGCAGGTCATCAGCGTGTGCAACAGCCCGGCCATGCTTCACGTCAGTCCTGCCCGTACGCTGCAAGTGCTGCAACATCTGGAGAACACTGTCGGTGTGTCAGTTCCACTTACACTCACCATGGCAACCATGGTGCTATGTTTGGGTGACCTAGCACATTACACAGAACTGATGGACAGACACGCTGAG ATGCTGCTGGTGTACGGTTTCATCGAGGAGCCCAGGCTGTTGGTGCACGGTAGCCGTGGAGGAAAGCACACACACATTTGTCCGACAAGGTTGGCTCGTCAGCTGGAGAGCTCCCAGCCAGGACTGCTGGTGGCGGCCATGGTGGCTTTGCACGAGAATAACAAAGTACAGCTGGAACAGGCTGACCACATATTCAAG GAGTTGGGATGTGAGGACTGTATGCTGGTGGATTTCTGGGAGGCGACACTCATGGCGTCCTCACAGGAAGTTGTCATTCAGGAGCTGTTATTTCGATTGGTTTCCATCTACATCGACAGGCTGACGCACCCCCACTCCGACACGACTTCGGACGCGGCTGCCGGTCCTCTGAGCAGAAAGCCCCTGAAGACGGCCGACGATCTG ATAAACTCGTGCTCCCATTTTGGCGCTCTGTATCCATGGCTCAGTGTCCTCAGCCCGGCATACACTACTACGTCCCAACAGCAGGAGGTGCTATACAAACTGCAG TCTCTCCTGTGCGGGCCGTCGTCTGTGTGCTCTGTCGTTCCGCTGCTGGAGCGAGTATCAGAGGAAACCTTATGGGGCTTCAGCCTGCACCTCCTTTGTGCCACCAGAAGAGGGCAGTATGAAAGAAGCATTGAAAAGCTGCTGGACCGATGTCCTCAGGCCATCATAGCCTACGGCAACCACCAGCTGCAGGATCACAACATG GCCTTGTGGTGGCAGAAGCTGCTCCCAGAGCTCTGTAACCGGACGAGAGCGGCAGCAGACAACAGCATCCTCCTGGCGGCCCTCAGAG AGACGCTGGTGGTGGTTGCCATGGAGATTAGCCCCACAGAGTTCCTGGAGCTGATACCTGACGATGGCACAGCATCGTACTTCCTCCCTTATCTGCTGATGTGCAGCCAGAAGCACCTGCTGGTCTGA
- the hps3 gene encoding Hermansky-Pudlak syndrome 3 protein isoform X2 has product MVRVYNCHPFASQQIVQVEQEPGLICCGGGALFVLASGGCKVEVYSLEQEGCPLLCRFATMGTVKNIQHSKIGDYLVTIEEKNGATYLRAYTNWRYQAQEKARVGVRLLGHLLRGASMRGGVQTEIIEIPLSERPLAVACCSITGDLLVGCDNTLVLFTLRRQNLSQQSTVIPGPDTQQSTNINQGQTSTPNRTFSILDFERSVILHLQRVTPKQVALCGGYVAVQTELEVLVLKLDVTSDCKNEEEAPDLHKTDNDEDQMDFLLLPRHQELTGDRARDCGISVTIEQTGLEDGRQYTTSYIFYRRFTPDISQGCSVEETQLHSLQLHPLFTRNQSVCLEEPACVFCFFSLPATGYLYSLRGEVELLSTYQYPEKVLEAVLTDHLLHVMTKSALQCFTVRCAAVAVRIEDPYIDTTMRACPPSNLEVCALRMQLFIGLRSLCVYGRHVILLSAADTNTPEESEHNTKRRGLELKEHNKLTGIFLAVGIDPSTMPALESLLTRPIFSRKWTGSSLRETSGTGHGWNVYVVDTVSPIALYREMVEYSQCYAETSVRAHSCRHLLSEAHLLLRASLLQPTKQQQNNSEGAHRAPQQTESDVCKDRVELEKAFRENCAHLGDCFSRGSHKDCHLALPYYRMSGLSVSDVVIRNRPLPSSPYLYGPGFLLYLKHYLLEEADQCLSQEVADEVIDIFSQSEPSQVISVCNSPAMLHVSPARTLQVLQHLENTVGVSVPLTLTMATMVLCLGDLAHYTELMDRHAEMLLVYGFIEEPRLLVHGSRGGKHTHICPTRLARQLESSQPGLLVAAMVALHENNKVQLEQADHIFKELGCEDCMLVDFWEATLMASSQEVVIQELLFRLVSIYIDRLTHPHSDTTSDAAAGPLSRKPLKTADDLINSCSHFGALYPWLSVLSPAYTTTSQQQEVLYKLQSLLCGPSSVCSVVPLLERVSEETLWGFSLHLLCATRRGQYERSIEKLLDRCPQAIIAYGNHQLQDHNMALWWQKLLPELCNRTRAAADNSILLAALRETLVVVAMEISPTEFLELIPDDGTASYFLPYLLMCSQKHLLV; this is encoded by the exons ATGGTGCGTGTTTACAACTGCCATCCGTTTGCCTCCCAGCAGATTGTACAG GTTGAACAGGAGCctggactgatctgctgtggaggCGGAGCCCTCTTTGTCTTAGCCAGTGGAGGATGTAAG GTGGAGGTCTACAGTCTGGAGCAGGAAGGCTGTCCCCTCTTGTGTCGCTTTGCCACCATGGGGACTGTGAAGAACATCCAGCATAGCAAAATAG GAGATTATCTGGTGACCATTGAGGAAAAAAATGGTGCCACCTACCTGAGAGCCTACACCAACTGGCGCTACCAG GCGCAGGAGAAGGCCCGTGTCGGGGTGCGTTTGTTGGGTCACCTGCTGCGTGGCGCCTCAATGCGGGGTGGCGTTCAGACGGAGATTATTGAGATTCCACTGTCAGAGCGCCCTCTTGCTGTCGCGTGCTGCTCGATAACTGGGGACCTTCTGGTTGGCTGTGACAACACTCTGGTTCTGTTCACTTTGAGGAGACAGAACCTG aGTCAGCAGAGCACTGTGATCCCTGGACCTGACACCCAGCAGAGTACCAATATCAACCAGG GGCAAACCAGCACTCCAAACCGGACTTTTTCCATCTTGGACTTTGAACGTTCTGTCATCTTGCATCTTCAAAGAGTTACTCCTAAACAG GTGGCGCTGTGTGGTGGGTATGTAGCAGTGCAGACAGAGCTGGAGGTCCTGGTACTAAAACTGGATGTGACCTCTGATTGTAAAAATGAAGAGGAAGCCCCAGACTTGCATAAAACTG ATAACGATGAAGACCAGATGGATTTCCTGCTGCTTCCAAGACACCAGGAGTTGACTGGTGATCGAGCCAGGGACTGTGGCATCTCTGTGACCAttgaacaaactggactggaggaCGGGAGACAATACACAACGTCATACATTTTCTACAG ACGTTTCACTCCAGACATTTCTCAAGGCTGCAGTGTGGAGGAGACTCAGCTACACTCCCTACAGCTCCACCCGCTGTTCACCC GTAACCAGTCAGTGTGTCTGGAGGAACCAGCATGTGTGTTCTGCTTCTTCTCACTGCCCGCCACTGGTTACCTGTACAGCCTGAGGGGTGAAGTTGAGCTGCTTTCGACCTATCAGTATCCAGAGAAGGTCCTAGAGGCGGTGCTGACAGACCACCTGCTGCACGTCATGACCAA gagtGCATTACAGTGTTTCACGGTGCGCTGTGCAGCAGTAGCAGTGAGGATTGAGGATCCTTACATCGACACCACCATGAGG gcGTGTCCCCCTAGCAACCTGGAGGTGTGTGCGCTCAGGATGCAGCTGTTTATTGGCCTCCGCTCATTGTGTGTCTACGGCCGACACGTCATCCTGCTCTCTGCCGCTGACACGAACACACCAGAGGAGTCTGAACACAACACCAAGCGCAGAGGCCT CGAGTTGAAAGAACACAACAAGCTGACTGGTATTTTCCTGGCAGTGGGAATCGATCCCTCAACCATGCCAGCTCTGGAGAGCCTTCTAACGCGTCCCATCTT CAGTAGGAAGTGGACAGGCTCTTCTCTCAGAGAGACCAGCGGGACAGGACATGGCTGGAACGTGTATGTGGTCGACACGGTCTCCCCCATTGCTCTGTATCGAGAGATG GTCGAATACAGTCAGTGCTATGCGGAGACCAGTGTACGTGCACACAGCTGTCGCCACCTCCTCAGTGAAGCACACCTCCTTCTCCGCGCCTCCTTACTCCAGCCAACAAAGCAGCAGCAAAACAACAGTGAGGGTGCGCACAGGGCGCCACAGCAGACAGAATCAGATGTGTGCAAAGACAGAGTGGAACTAGAAAAGGCCTTCAGGGAGAACTGTGCCCACCTGGGAGATTGTTTCAGCAG AGGCAGCCACAAGGACTGTCATCTGGCTTTGCCCTACTACAGGATGTCCGGCTTGTCAGTCTCAGACGTCGTCATCAGAAACCGCCCACTTCCCAGCAGCCCCTACTTATACGGGCCTGGCTTCTTGCTCTACCTGAAGCATTACCTGTTGGAAGAAGCAGACCAATGTCTGAGTCAG GAAGTAGCCGATGAGGTCATTGACATCTTTAGCCAATCAGAGCCTTCGCAGGTCATCAGCGTGTGCAACAGCCCGGCCATGCTTCACGTCAGTCCTGCCCGTACGCTGCAAGTGCTGCAACATCTGGAGAACACTGTCGGTGTGTCAGTTCCACTTACACTCACCATGGCAACCATGGTGCTATGTTTGGGTGACCTAGCACATTACACAGAACTGATGGACAGACACGCTGAG ATGCTGCTGGTGTACGGTTTCATCGAGGAGCCCAGGCTGTTGGTGCACGGTAGCCGTGGAGGAAAGCACACACACATTTGTCCGACAAGGTTGGCTCGTCAGCTGGAGAGCTCCCAGCCAGGACTGCTGGTGGCGGCCATGGTGGCTTTGCACGAGAATAACAAAGTACAGCTGGAACAGGCTGACCACATATTCAAG GAGTTGGGATGTGAGGACTGTATGCTGGTGGATTTCTGGGAGGCGACACTCATGGCGTCCTCACAGGAAGTTGTCATTCAGGAGCTGTTATTTCGATTGGTTTCCATCTACATCGACAGGCTGACGCACCCCCACTCCGACACGACTTCGGACGCGGCTGCCGGTCCTCTGAGCAGAAAGCCCCTGAAGACGGCCGACGATCTG ATAAACTCGTGCTCCCATTTTGGCGCTCTGTATCCATGGCTCAGTGTCCTCAGCCCGGCATACACTACTACGTCCCAACAGCAGGAGGTGCTATACAAACTGCAG TCTCTCCTGTGCGGGCCGTCGTCTGTGTGCTCTGTCGTTCCGCTGCTGGAGCGAGTATCAGAGGAAACCTTATGGGGCTTCAGCCTGCACCTCCTTTGTGCCACCAGAAGAGGGCAGTATGAAAGAAGCATTGAAAAGCTGCTGGACCGATGTCCTCAGGCCATCATAGCCTACGGCAACCACCAGCTGCAGGATCACAACATG GCCTTGTGGTGGCAGAAGCTGCTCCCAGAGCTCTGTAACCGGACGAGAGCGGCAGCAGACAACAGCATCCTCCTGGCGGCCCTCAGAG AGACGCTGGTGGTGGTTGCCATGGAGATTAGCCCCACAGAGTTCCTGGAGCTGATACCTGACGATGGCACAGCATCGTACTTCCTCCCTTATCTGCTGATGTGCAGCCAGAAGCACCTGCTGGTCTGA
- the hps3 gene encoding Hermansky-Pudlak syndrome 3 protein isoform X1 yields the protein MVRVYNCHPFASQQIVQVEQEPGLICCGGGALFVLASGGCKVEVYSLEQEGCPLLCRFATMGTVKNIQHSKIGDYLVTIEEKNGATYLRAYTNWRYQAQEKARVGVRLLGHLLRGASMRGGVQTEIIEIPLSERPLAVACCSITGDLLVGCDNTLVLFTLRRQNLSQQSTVIPGPDTQQSTNINQGQTSTPNRTFSILDFERSVILHLQRVTPKQVALCGGYVAVQTELEVLVLKLDVTSDCKNEEEAPDLHKTGDNDEDQMDFLLLPRHQELTGDRARDCGISVTIEQTGLEDGRQYTTSYIFYRRFTPDISQGCSVEETQLHSLQLHPLFTRNQSVCLEEPACVFCFFSLPATGYLYSLRGEVELLSTYQYPEKVLEAVLTDHLLHVMTKSALQCFTVRCAAVAVRIEDPYIDTTMRACPPSNLEVCALRMQLFIGLRSLCVYGRHVILLSAADTNTPEESEHNTKRRGLELKEHNKLTGIFLAVGIDPSTMPALESLLTRPIFRKWTGSSLRETSGTGHGWNVYVVDTVSPIALYREMVEYSQCYAETSVRAHSCRHLLSEAHLLLRASLLQPTKQQQNNSEGAHRAPQQTESDVCKDRVELEKAFRENCAHLGDCFSRGSHKDCHLALPYYRMSGLSVSDVVIRNRPLPSSPYLYGPGFLLYLKHYLLEEADQCLSQEVADEVIDIFSQSEPSQVISVCNSPAMLHVSPARTLQVLQHLENTVGVSVPLTLTMATMVLCLGDLAHYTELMDRHAEMLLVYGFIEEPRLLVHGSRGGKHTHICPTRLARQLESSQPGLLVAAMVALHENNKVQLEQADHIFKELGCEDCMLVDFWEATLMASSQEVVIQELLFRLVSIYIDRLTHPHSDTTSDAAAGPLSRKPLKTADDLINSCSHFGALYPWLSVLSPAYTTTSQQQEVLYKLQSLLCGPSSVCSVVPLLERVSEETLWGFSLHLLCATRRGQYERSIEKLLDRCPQAIIAYGNHQLQDHNMALWWQKLLPELCNRTRAAADNSILLAALRETLVVVAMEISPTEFLELIPDDGTASYFLPYLLMCSQKHLLV from the exons ATGGTGCGTGTTTACAACTGCCATCCGTTTGCCTCCCAGCAGATTGTACAG GTTGAACAGGAGCctggactgatctgctgtggaggCGGAGCCCTCTTTGTCTTAGCCAGTGGAGGATGTAAG GTGGAGGTCTACAGTCTGGAGCAGGAAGGCTGTCCCCTCTTGTGTCGCTTTGCCACCATGGGGACTGTGAAGAACATCCAGCATAGCAAAATAG GAGATTATCTGGTGACCATTGAGGAAAAAAATGGTGCCACCTACCTGAGAGCCTACACCAACTGGCGCTACCAG GCGCAGGAGAAGGCCCGTGTCGGGGTGCGTTTGTTGGGTCACCTGCTGCGTGGCGCCTCAATGCGGGGTGGCGTTCAGACGGAGATTATTGAGATTCCACTGTCAGAGCGCCCTCTTGCTGTCGCGTGCTGCTCGATAACTGGGGACCTTCTGGTTGGCTGTGACAACACTCTGGTTCTGTTCACTTTGAGGAGACAGAACCTG aGTCAGCAGAGCACTGTGATCCCTGGACCTGACACCCAGCAGAGTACCAATATCAACCAGG GGCAAACCAGCACTCCAAACCGGACTTTTTCCATCTTGGACTTTGAACGTTCTGTCATCTTGCATCTTCAAAGAGTTACTCCTAAACAG GTGGCGCTGTGTGGTGGGTATGTAGCAGTGCAGACAGAGCTGGAGGTCCTGGTACTAAAACTGGATGTGACCTCTGATTGTAAAAATGAAGAGGAAGCCCCAGACTTGCATAAAACTGG AGATAACGATGAAGACCAGATGGATTTCCTGCTGCTTCCAAGACACCAGGAGTTGACTGGTGATCGAGCCAGGGACTGTGGCATCTCTGTGACCAttgaacaaactggactggaggaCGGGAGACAATACACAACGTCATACATTTTCTACAG ACGTTTCACTCCAGACATTTCTCAAGGCTGCAGTGTGGAGGAGACTCAGCTACACTCCCTACAGCTCCACCCGCTGTTCACCC GTAACCAGTCAGTGTGTCTGGAGGAACCAGCATGTGTGTTCTGCTTCTTCTCACTGCCCGCCACTGGTTACCTGTACAGCCTGAGGGGTGAAGTTGAGCTGCTTTCGACCTATCAGTATCCAGAGAAGGTCCTAGAGGCGGTGCTGACAGACCACCTGCTGCACGTCATGACCAA gagtGCATTACAGTGTTTCACGGTGCGCTGTGCAGCAGTAGCAGTGAGGATTGAGGATCCTTACATCGACACCACCATGAGG gcGTGTCCCCCTAGCAACCTGGAGGTGTGTGCGCTCAGGATGCAGCTGTTTATTGGCCTCCGCTCATTGTGTGTCTACGGCCGACACGTCATCCTGCTCTCTGCCGCTGACACGAACACACCAGAGGAGTCTGAACACAACACCAAGCGCAGAGGCCT CGAGTTGAAAGAACACAACAAGCTGACTGGTATTTTCCTGGCAGTGGGAATCGATCCCTCAACCATGCCAGCTCTGGAGAGCCTTCTAACGCGTCCCATCTT TAGGAAGTGGACAGGCTCTTCTCTCAGAGAGACCAGCGGGACAGGACATGGCTGGAACGTGTATGTGGTCGACACGGTCTCCCCCATTGCTCTGTATCGAGAGATG GTCGAATACAGTCAGTGCTATGCGGAGACCAGTGTACGTGCACACAGCTGTCGCCACCTCCTCAGTGAAGCACACCTCCTTCTCCGCGCCTCCTTACTCCAGCCAACAAAGCAGCAGCAAAACAACAGTGAGGGTGCGCACAGGGCGCCACAGCAGACAGAATCAGATGTGTGCAAAGACAGAGTGGAACTAGAAAAGGCCTTCAGGGAGAACTGTGCCCACCTGGGAGATTGTTTCAGCAG AGGCAGCCACAAGGACTGTCATCTGGCTTTGCCCTACTACAGGATGTCCGGCTTGTCAGTCTCAGACGTCGTCATCAGAAACCGCCCACTTCCCAGCAGCCCCTACTTATACGGGCCTGGCTTCTTGCTCTACCTGAAGCATTACCTGTTGGAAGAAGCAGACCAATGTCTGAGTCAG GAAGTAGCCGATGAGGTCATTGACATCTTTAGCCAATCAGAGCCTTCGCAGGTCATCAGCGTGTGCAACAGCCCGGCCATGCTTCACGTCAGTCCTGCCCGTACGCTGCAAGTGCTGCAACATCTGGAGAACACTGTCGGTGTGTCAGTTCCACTTACACTCACCATGGCAACCATGGTGCTATGTTTGGGTGACCTAGCACATTACACAGAACTGATGGACAGACACGCTGAG ATGCTGCTGGTGTACGGTTTCATCGAGGAGCCCAGGCTGTTGGTGCACGGTAGCCGTGGAGGAAAGCACACACACATTTGTCCGACAAGGTTGGCTCGTCAGCTGGAGAGCTCCCAGCCAGGACTGCTGGTGGCGGCCATGGTGGCTTTGCACGAGAATAACAAAGTACAGCTGGAACAGGCTGACCACATATTCAAG GAGTTGGGATGTGAGGACTGTATGCTGGTGGATTTCTGGGAGGCGACACTCATGGCGTCCTCACAGGAAGTTGTCATTCAGGAGCTGTTATTTCGATTGGTTTCCATCTACATCGACAGGCTGACGCACCCCCACTCCGACACGACTTCGGACGCGGCTGCCGGTCCTCTGAGCAGAAAGCCCCTGAAGACGGCCGACGATCTG ATAAACTCGTGCTCCCATTTTGGCGCTCTGTATCCATGGCTCAGTGTCCTCAGCCCGGCATACACTACTACGTCCCAACAGCAGGAGGTGCTATACAAACTGCAG TCTCTCCTGTGCGGGCCGTCGTCTGTGTGCTCTGTCGTTCCGCTGCTGGAGCGAGTATCAGAGGAAACCTTATGGGGCTTCAGCCTGCACCTCCTTTGTGCCACCAGAAGAGGGCAGTATGAAAGAAGCATTGAAAAGCTGCTGGACCGATGTCCTCAGGCCATCATAGCCTACGGCAACCACCAGCTGCAGGATCACAACATG GCCTTGTGGTGGCAGAAGCTGCTCCCAGAGCTCTGTAACCGGACGAGAGCGGCAGCAGACAACAGCATCCTCCTGGCGGCCCTCAGAG AGACGCTGGTGGTGGTTGCCATGGAGATTAGCCCCACAGAGTTCCTGGAGCTGATACCTGACGATGGCACAGCATCGTACTTCCTCCCTTATCTGCTGATGTGCAGCCAGAAGCACCTGCTGGTCTGA